A stretch of DNA from Glycine max cultivar Williams 82 chromosome 18, Glycine_max_v4.0, whole genome shotgun sequence:
CTCACAAACTATTGTCAAGTATAACAGCACAGCAGCAAAAAGAACGCATGACAGGTTTAAATGTTGATCTGAAGTAACATAGTATTCATCAACAAATTAGTACTTCCAAATTCAGGAGGGGAAAAATGTATCCTGGCAAGGAGTAGGTGATGATCACTGAAATCTATTCGATCAACGTAAAGTGCTCCCATCTGCATCAAGTTATCTGTTTAGAGATCAGATAATAAACACAGACAGAAGGACTAaggagaaaagaaagtgaaaatccACTTAAAAGGCTATACAACATCATATTTAGATAGCATGGCAAACAAAGGGGTTGGTGTGTGTCACTCATTATGTCTAGGACACCCATTTGACCCTTAATGTCTTTCAATTCCATAGACAATACTTTTCTAGTATATACtactataatataatatattagacAGTTGTGACAAGAAGCTCGCCCACTTAGTTATGCATTtcattatatattgttattttacttATACTAGAATCCAATGTTaagaaatttcacaattttatgattttagatGAAATGGTAGATAAGCCTGaacatattaaaaacaaaacaatcaaTTAATATGTTTGTGTCTAGATTAATCTCCAATGATTATCATCAaaacaaatttcatttgaatAATGAAAGATTACTAAGGAGGAATACCTTCTGAATCTGCTTCACAAAAGGCTCTGCAGAACCTATAGCAGAGACACATAATATAGTAGCTTCATGAAGAGCCGTCAATAGTATTTTGACATTGATAGTTCCCACCTCAAATAAGTAAGTTGGATccatttttattaagaaaataggAACAGACTTTTCAATCCCTAGGACTATTGATTCAATATCCTTGAGAGTATGCTCAGAAACCTGTTCACCCAAAGTACAATTTTCAGTAATATGCTAAGTTTCTAAAACTCAGCAATCCTACATGTCACCTAAATGAGCAAACACACACTGATGAGAGAAAAACTTGCCCAAAAAATTAAGCATTTTACTTGGAAAAGGAACAACAAATATCGTTTTAACATACCAAGTCTGCATGATGGATTACAACTGCATCTGCTCGTCTAAGTGCAGTCAAAGGTTCCCTTAATGGTCCACATGGAAGCAGTTGAAGGTTACCCCAAAGAGTTAATCCATTAACCCTTACAATATCCAAATCTCACGACAAGCTTCAATGCTACCTCACATGTAAATAATACGGTTTAGAGCAAATGCCGTGTccaggcaaaaaaaaaaaaacttaatctcAAACATTTGTGTCTCTAGCAACAAAGCATTAGCTAATGTAATGAAAATGAACATATTAGCTAATGCAATGAAAATGAACATAACTATCGGAGCAGATTTCAATAGGGGAACAATGAGTTTTCAGGATCACGGATCACCATTAAGAAGAAAACCATGGAATAGTATAtcaacaaagaaataaaaaaatcaggtGGGGAGAAGAGTTGCAATACTTGCATTGCATCATCAAGAACTACAACCCCAACtttttctgaatcaagagaatCCTGGACCTTCTGATCAAGGTATTGTTT
This window harbors:
- the LOC100793367 gene encoding LOW QUALITY PROTEIN: probable tetraacyldisaccharide 4'-kinase, mitochondrial (The sequence of the model RefSeq protein was modified relative to this genomic sequence to represent the inferred CDS: substituted 2 bases at 2 genomic stop codons) — protein: MAEGYGGGDEVNMLRRLLLGTPTKFGVGANGAGVASHFIQKYGCIDIDKSSWHEKQYLDQKVQDSLDSEKVGVVVLDDAMQHXSLSXDLDIVRVNGLTLWGNLQLLPCGPLREPLTALRRADAVVIHHADLVSEHTLKDIESIVLGIEKSVPIFLIKMDPTYLFEVGTINVKILLTALHEATILCVSAIGSAEPFVKQIQKMGALYVDRIDFSDHHLLLARIHFSPPEFGSTNLLMNTMLLQINI